A part of Aegilops tauschii subsp. strangulata cultivar AL8/78 chromosome 2, Aet v6.0, whole genome shotgun sequence genomic DNA contains:
- the LOC109739012 gene encoding U-box domain-containing protein 28: MYASGSLNIFHKRLKTGSSLGKTRDGQGAFCTNTKDQGARRKHQSTTTSARSYTTTPPPRSPLSPLLPLLPPRKNGAEQLAMVRKEKTTTGMRLPPQHQGLEVKIPSFFRCPISLDVMRSPVSLCTGVTYDRASIQRWLDSGNTTCPATMLPLPSTDLTPNLTLRSLISHWSASAASCSPIAGSAAFFAGPSPAALVRQVASSGADPSAALRELAAYLSDDDVDEFEKNALVGAGSAAETVASVLRRKGEQISVAGAEAAVRVLAAIVALDGIEDANKRRVAAGLAVDAAASAASLARVLRGGSGLEARIDAARLAEFLLANAGAEAKVAMAESSELVAELVRLVGPVDEKGGLDKKAMDTGLSCLAAIAGSRRAARADMVRLGAVPAAARALHATTEPSSSAKALRILESAVGCAEGRAALCKDAELTVPAVLDKMMKSGRDGAEAAVAVLWAVCHKYKDRRAAEAAAASEGGLTRLILLLQSGCSAAARQMALELLKIYKVNAKSCLAGYDSKTAHIMPF; this comes from the coding sequence ATGTACGCCAGCGGTAGCTTGAATATTTTCCATAAAAGGTTGAAGACGGGAAGTTCCCTCGGAAAAACCCGAGACGGGCAGGGAGCGTTTTGCACGAACACGAAAGACCAGGGCGCTCGGCGCAAACACCAGTCCACCACTACTTCGGCTCGTTCATATACCacaaccccacctccccgcagccCCCTCTCCCCCTTGCTGCCGCTTCTACCTCCCCGCAAGAACGGAGCAGAGCAGCTAGCCATGGTCAGGAAGGAGAAGACCACCACCGGCATGAGGCTCCCGCCCCAGCACCAGGGGCTGGAGGTCAAGATCCCCAGCTTCTTCCGCTGCCCGATCTCGCTCGACGTCATGCGCTCGCCGGTCAGCCTCTGCACCGGCGTCACCTACGACCGCGCCTCCATACAGCGGTGGCTCGACTCCGGCAACACCACCTGCCCGGCCACCATGCTACCGCTCCCGTCCACGGACCTCACGCCCAACCTCACCCTCCGCAGCCTCATCTCCCACTggtccgcctccgccgcctcctgctcgCCCATCGCCGGATCCGCGGCGTTcttcgccggcccctcccccgcGGCGCTCGTCCGCCAGGTCGCCTCCTCCGGCGCCGACCCCTCCGCCGCGCTCCGCGAGCTGGCGGCCTATCTCTCCGACGACGACGTCGACGAGTTCGAGAAGAACGCGCTGGTCGGCGCCGGCTCCGCCGCGGAGACCGTCGCGTCCGTGCTTAGACGGAAGGGTGAGCAAATAAGCGTCGCGGGTGCGGAGGCGGCCGTGCGGGTTCTCGCCGCGATCGTGGCGCTGGATGGCATCGAGGACGCGAACAAGAGGCGGGTTGCCGCCGGCCTCGCCGTGGACGCGGCAGCCTCGGCGGCGTCGCTGGCCCGCGTCCTGCGGGGCGGGAGCGGCTTGGAGGCCAGAATTGACGCGGCGAGGCTCGCGGAGTTCTTGCTCGCCAATGCCGGCGCCGAGGCAAAGGTGGCTATGGCCGAATCGTCCGAGCTGGTGGCGGAGCTGGTACGGCTCGTCGGGCCCGTCGACGAGAAGGGCGGCCTTGACAAGAAGGCCATGGACACCGGCCTCAGCTGCCTTGCGGCCATCGCAGGGTCGCGGCGCGCGGCGCGCGCCGACATGGTGCGCCTGGGCGCTGTCCCGGCCGCGGCGCGCGCGCTCCACGCCACGACGGAGCCTAGCTCGTCAGCAAAAGCCCTCCGGATCCTCGAGTCCGCCGTGGGCTGCGCCGAGGGCCGGGCGGCGCTGTGCAAGGACGCGGAGCTGACCGTTCCTGCCGTGCTTGACAAGATGATGAAGTCCGGCCGCGACGGCGCCGAGGCTGCGGTGGCCGTGCTCTGGGCGGTGTGCCACAAGTACAAGGACCGCAGGGCCGCGGAGGCCGCAGCGGCGTCCGAGGGCGGGCTGACGAGGCTGATTCTGCTGCTCCAGAGCGGGTgctcggcggcggcgaggcagaTGGCGCTGGAGCTGCTCAAGATTTACAAGGTGAACGCCAAGAGCTGCCTCGCCGGATACGATTCCAAGACCGCCCACATCATGCCGTTCTAG